A single Streptomyces sp. 2114.4 DNA region contains:
- a CDS encoding glycine betaine ABC transporter substrate-binding protein, with amino-acid sequence MRLAQVRTAVAGALLLAVAGLSGCGLTSGSPLADSVQPGSIGKGRPLDGAQLTVTSKEFTEQIILGQIMGLVFKAAGAEVLDRTNIQGSIGAREAVKSGAADGMYEYTGTAWITYLGHTKRVVNPYEQWEAVREEDRRNGITWLPAAPLNNTYALVANQANAQKYRLRTLSDVARLTKKDPGAATICGGSEFSVREDGLPGVAKTYGFALRRGNFKKMDDGVVYTQVAEGAACALGVAATTDGRIPELKLKVLEDDRHFFPNYNAAPEMNSATMRKYPAIADLLAPITKRLTGAEAQRLNARVDVDGEDPHEVAKDWLVREGFIREG; translated from the coding sequence ATGCGCCTGGCCCAGGTACGTACGGCCGTCGCGGGCGCCCTGCTGCTCGCCGTCGCAGGGCTGAGCGGCTGCGGGCTGACCAGCGGCAGCCCGCTGGCCGACTCGGTGCAGCCCGGCTCCATCGGGAAGGGGCGACCGCTGGACGGCGCCCAACTGACCGTGACCTCAAAGGAATTCACCGAGCAGATCATTCTGGGCCAGATCATGGGGCTGGTCTTCAAAGCGGCCGGCGCGGAAGTCCTGGACCGGACGAACATCCAGGGCTCGATCGGTGCCCGCGAGGCGGTCAAGTCCGGTGCGGCGGACGGGATGTACGAGTACACCGGCACGGCCTGGATCACCTACCTCGGTCACACCAAGCGGGTCGTCAACCCGTACGAGCAGTGGGAGGCCGTACGCGAGGAGGACCGCCGCAACGGCATCACCTGGCTGCCCGCCGCCCCGCTCAACAACACCTACGCGCTGGTCGCGAACCAGGCGAATGCGCAGAAGTACCGGCTGCGCACACTCTCCGACGTGGCACGTCTGACGAAGAAGGACCCGGGCGCGGCGACGATCTGCGGCGGAAGCGAGTTCTCGGTGCGCGAGGACGGCCTGCCGGGCGTGGCGAAGACCTACGGATTCGCCCTCCGGCGCGGGAACTTCAAAAAGATGGACGACGGCGTCGTCTACACCCAGGTCGCCGAGGGCGCGGCCTGCGCCCTCGGAGTGGCGGCCACCACCGACGGCCGCATTCCCGAACTCAAGCTGAAGGTGCTGGAGGACGACCGGCACTTCTTCCCCAACTACAACGCGGCACCCGAGATGAACAGCGCCACAATGAGGAAGTACCCCGCCATCGCCGACCTCCTCGCCCCGATCACCAAGCGGCTGACGGGGGCGGAGGCCCAGCGGCTGAACGCGCGGGTGGACGTGGACGGGGAGGACCCGCACGAGGTGGCGAAGGACTGGCTGGTGCGGGAGGGCTTCATCCGGGAAGGCTGA
- a CDS encoding NUDIX domain-containing protein, translating into MTTEKDTVEIWNTYGTHQLTRGLELPELDRWEWGVPATGPGINALGEVAGLRVLDLGSGLGRHAAKLAGLGAEVTAVDASPTQHQRALTRYPDTPGLHLVCADAVLHLQAADPYDLIYSVGSVPFLDPGRLLPALVNGLKPGGRLVFSALHTNSHGTGPSTEVTPRPEILRLPGTTEDHPVNMWVLTPQLWEDLLVQHGLTLEEATAIDSPKPDNRVSYRLYTARRPERVPSRPRTSAPPPPNTALGVGVIVHGADGVLLGRHRRRTWELAGGTVEPGETFAEAAVRELHEEAGLVADPEDAQVLGTLLDRVGGVVRLTVPVRITRWSGVPQQREEAIGSWRFWPLSALPQPLFVPSAQCLTAWQPALPLDHPPAHFQPYGRPGRG; encoded by the coding sequence GTGACCACCGAGAAGGACACCGTCGAGATCTGGAACACCTACGGCACGCACCAGCTGACCAGGGGGCTTGAACTGCCTGAGCTGGACCGGTGGGAGTGGGGAGTCCCGGCGACCGGCCCCGGTATCAACGCCCTGGGTGAGGTGGCGGGACTGCGTGTCCTCGACCTCGGCAGTGGCCTCGGCCGGCACGCCGCGAAGCTGGCCGGCCTGGGCGCCGAGGTCACCGCCGTGGACGCCTCCCCCACCCAGCACCAACGCGCCCTCACCCGCTACCCGGACACCCCTGGCCTGCACCTGGTGTGCGCCGACGCCGTGCTCCACCTGCAGGCTGCCGACCCGTACGACCTGATCTACTCCGTCGGCTCGGTGCCGTTCCTGGACCCCGGCCGGCTGCTGCCCGCCCTCGTCAACGGCCTCAAACCGGGCGGGCGCCTGGTCTTCTCCGCGCTGCACACCAACTCCCACGGCACCGGACCCTCGACCGAGGTGACCCCGCGCCCCGAGATCCTGCGGCTGCCCGGCACTACCGAGGATCACCCCGTGAACATGTGGGTCCTCACGCCGCAACTGTGGGAGGACCTGCTGGTCCAGCACGGCCTCACCCTGGAGGAGGCCACCGCGATCGACTCCCCTAAGCCGGACAACCGCGTCTCCTACCGGCTGTATACGGCCCGCCGCCCGGAGCGCGTACCGAGCCGCCCCCGCACCAGCGCACCGCCCCCGCCGAACACCGCGCTGGGGGTCGGCGTGATCGTGCACGGCGCGGACGGTGTCCTGCTCGGCCGGCATCGGCGCCGTACGTGGGAGCTGGCCGGCGGGACCGTCGAGCCAGGCGAGACCTTCGCCGAGGCTGCGGTCCGCGAACTCCACGAAGAGGCCGGCCTGGTGGCCGACCCCGAGGACGCGCAGGTGCTGGGCACACTCCTTGACCGGGTGGGCGGCGTCGTACGGCTGACAGTGCCCGTCCGGATCACCCGGTGGTCCGGCGTCCCTCAACAGCGCGAGGAGGCCATCGGATCCTGGCGGTTCTGGCCCCTCTCCGCGCTGCCCCAACCACTGTTCGTACCGAGCGCCCAGTGCCTGACAGCCTGGCAACCTGCCCTCCCGCTGGACCACCCGCCTGCCCACTTCCAGCCGTACGGAAGGCCCGGCCGCGGTTAG
- a CDS encoding ABC transporter permease, whose translation MSSLSLAVRDSSTMLRRNLLHARRYPSLTLNILLTPIVLLLLFVFVFGEVMSAGIGGGGADRSEYLAYLVPGILMMTIGATPAGTAVSVSMDMTEGIIARFRTMAIHRGSVLIGHVIGSVLQAVISVVLVGAVAVAIGFRSPHATALKWLAAFGLLVLVAVAFTWIAVGMGLASPNAEAASNNALPLLLLPFLSSAFVPVDAMPGWFQPIAAYQPFTPAIETLRGLLLGSEIGNNWWITILWCLGLAAFGYGWSTRLFHRDPK comes from the coding sequence ATGAGCTCCCTCTCCCTCGCCGTACGCGACTCGTCCACGATGCTGCGCCGCAACCTCCTGCACGCACGGCGCTACCCGTCGCTCACCCTCAACATCCTGTTGACGCCGATCGTCCTGCTGCTGCTCTTCGTCTTTGTCTTCGGCGAGGTGATGAGTGCGGGCATCGGCGGTGGCGGCGCCGACCGCTCCGAGTACCTCGCCTATCTCGTCCCGGGCATCCTGATGATGACCATCGGCGCCACCCCGGCAGGGACCGCGGTGTCCGTCTCCATGGACATGACCGAGGGCATCATCGCCCGCTTCCGTACGATGGCGATCCACCGCGGGTCGGTGCTCATCGGGCATGTGATCGGCAGCGTGCTGCAGGCGGTCATCAGTGTGGTCCTCGTCGGCGCCGTCGCCGTGGCCATCGGCTTCCGGTCCCCGCACGCCACCGCCCTGAAGTGGCTGGCAGCGTTCGGGCTGCTCGTGCTGGTCGCCGTGGCGTTCACCTGGATCGCCGTCGGCATGGGCCTGGCCAGCCCGAACGCGGAGGCGGCCAGCAATAACGCCCTGCCGCTGCTCCTCCTCCCGTTCCTTTCCAGCGCCTTCGTCCCGGTCGACGCGATGCCGGGCTGGTTCCAGCCGATCGCCGCATACCAACCGTTCACACCGGCCATCGAGACGCTGCGCGGCTTGCTGCTCGGCAGCGAGATCGGCAACAACTGGTGGATCACGATCCTCTGGTGTCTGGGGCTGGCCGCCTTCGGGTACGGCTGGTCGACGCGGCTGTTCCACCGCGACCCGAAATAA
- a CDS encoding GNAT family N-acetyltransferase, with amino-acid sequence MIRIRTASAGDVALLSALNHIVHDLHTQHRPDLFVGSPEGDGVEAFFRARIADPSVTVLLADGAEGKALGYALARVKDRPGTALTHSEVIVSLDQIAVVPEAARRGVGAALLEAVREVGRAAGCRRLVTNVWHFNADAREFYRAAGFSPTTVHLDQQL; translated from the coding sequence GTGATCCGGATTCGCACCGCTTCTGCAGGCGACGTTGCCCTGCTCTCGGCCCTCAACCACATCGTTCATGACCTGCACACACAACACCGTCCCGACCTGTTCGTCGGCTCCCCGGAGGGGGATGGCGTCGAAGCCTTCTTCCGCGCTCGGATCGCCGATCCCTCCGTCACTGTGCTCCTCGCCGACGGCGCGGAAGGCAAAGCCCTCGGATACGCTCTCGCCCGAGTCAAAGACCGGCCCGGCACTGCTCTGACGCACTCCGAGGTCATCGTGTCGCTGGATCAGATCGCCGTGGTCCCCGAAGCCGCCCGTAGGGGTGTCGGCGCAGCGCTGCTCGAAGCCGTACGTGAAGTGGGGCGCGCGGCAGGATGTCGACGCCTCGTCACGAACGTCTGGCACTTCAATGCGGACGCTCGTGAGTTCTACCGAGCTGCAGGCTTCTCCCCCACGACCGTGCACCTGGACCAGCAGCTCTGA
- a CDS encoding EF-hand domain-containing protein: MADIMETAARKVFERYDIDGDGVVTADEYRKVVAELEGSQITEAQAQELIDSLDTDGDRQMSFEEFWAAMKG, translated from the coding sequence ATGGCAGACATCATGGAGACGGCGGCGCGGAAGGTCTTCGAGCGCTACGACATCGACGGCGACGGCGTGGTCACGGCAGACGAATACCGGAAGGTCGTGGCGGAGTTGGAAGGCTCGCAGATCACCGAGGCGCAGGCCCAGGAGCTGATCGACTCGCTCGACACCGACGGCGACCGCCAGATGTCCTTCGAGGAGTTCTGGGCGGCCATGAAGGGCTGA
- a CDS encoding helix-turn-helix transcriptional regulator, producing the protein MTEEDVDRPTGRPSTAGEGLREHEVRTALLDLLAEVGVVTATEAAARLGYSSGLCSFHLRQLARHGHIEEAPHRGGRARPWRLRRPAAAPDPSTEEFGALARGLEDESWQHWLDQREQAPAEWRRDEAFSAVAYLTSEEMNRMAAVIRRALAPYQDRDHRPLARPEGARPVALITRLFPLLPHQADDSDDADEG; encoded by the coding sequence GTGACTGAAGAAGATGTCGACCGCCCGACCGGCCGTCCCTCCACCGCCGGTGAGGGATTGCGCGAGCACGAGGTCCGCACAGCCCTGCTCGACCTGCTCGCCGAGGTCGGCGTCGTCACGGCGACCGAAGCGGCCGCCCGGCTGGGCTACAGCTCCGGACTCTGCTCATTCCACCTACGACAGCTCGCCCGCCACGGCCACATCGAAGAAGCCCCTCACCGGGGAGGCCGCGCACGTCCTTGGCGCCTGCGCCGGCCGGCGGCCGCGCCCGACCCGTCCACGGAGGAATTCGGCGCTCTCGCCCGCGGCCTGGAGGACGAGAGCTGGCAGCACTGGCTCGACCAGCGAGAACAGGCACCGGCCGAGTGGCGCCGCGATGAAGCGTTCAGTGCCGTCGCCTACCTGACATCCGAGGAGATGAACCGGATGGCAGCGGTGATCCGAAGGGCGCTCGCCCCCTACCAGGACCGCGACCACCGGCCTCTGGCCCGCCCCGAGGGCGCCCGGCCGGTCGCCCTCATCACCCGGCTGTTCCCTCTGCTTCCCCACCAGGCGGACGACTCGGACGACGCGGACGAGGGCTGA
- a CDS encoding SpoIIE family protein phosphatase: METSDSDTSDSTDAAGRGPGPRDEWWHANPPMLERILALSPAGMAVLDRDLRFVWVNEALEQLGGLPRDQRLGKRLRDVLPLLDLTLDAQGIESRTREVLDTGRPLVDHLLRGGTEAHPHRPHAYSLSIFRLHDAANRVLGVSFIVLDVTDRWRARERLALLNEVGAQTSSTLDVMHTAQTLADISVPRLADFVAVDLLESVIRGDTPLPGAPLHAPRLRRAGQQSIHAGCPESVAATGQAVGFHPDSPEMQCMQDGRSRLEAMPGASTSSWFATDPARTAKIQEFGFCSLILVPIRALGDVLGVVRFIRWQLRDPFEQDDLLLADEVVARAAVSIDNARRYTRQHSTALALQRSLLPRILTGGSTLDVAWRYLPAHASDGAGGDWCDVIPLSGARVAMVVGDVVGHGIDAAATMGRLRTTVRTLADMDLPPDELLAHLDDLVLRLIDEEQTADPSLTPAALGATCLYAVYDPATRKCTMSRAGHPPAAVITPDGSVTFPDLPAGPPLGLGALPFESAEVDIVDGSVLALYTDGLIETRDQDMGLGLSRLRTALASPGAQLDELCGTVLNDVLTGRPDDDVALLLARTHALYEDQVATWDLASHPSVVADARSLTAGRLAAWGLDDLTFTFELIVSELVTNAIRYGNGHLRLRLIRQDALICEVSDASSSSPRMRHARTTDEDGRGLFLVAQLAHRWGTRYTTDGKIVWAEEHLPANSERHRAT, translated from the coding sequence ATGGAAACCTCCGACAGCGATACCTCCGACAGCACAGATGCAGCCGGCCGTGGCCCGGGGCCGCGGGACGAGTGGTGGCATGCGAACCCGCCGATGCTGGAGCGGATCCTCGCCCTTTCCCCGGCGGGTATGGCCGTGCTGGACCGGGACCTGCGCTTCGTCTGGGTCAACGAGGCTCTGGAACAGCTCGGGGGTCTCCCCCGTGACCAGCGGCTGGGCAAGCGCCTGCGGGACGTGCTGCCGCTCTTGGACCTCACGCTGGATGCCCAGGGGATCGAGTCGCGTACGCGGGAGGTGCTCGATACCGGCCGGCCCCTGGTCGACCACCTGCTGCGAGGCGGCACCGAGGCGCACCCGCACCGGCCGCACGCCTACTCACTCTCCATCTTCCGGCTCCACGACGCCGCGAACCGGGTCCTGGGCGTCTCCTTCATCGTCCTCGACGTCACCGACCGCTGGCGGGCCCGGGAACGGCTCGCCCTGCTGAACGAGGTCGGGGCACAGACCAGCAGCACCCTGGACGTCATGCACACCGCGCAGACCCTGGCCGACATCAGCGTGCCGCGACTGGCCGACTTCGTCGCCGTCGACCTCCTGGAATCGGTGATACGCGGCGACACACCGCTTCCTGGGGCGCCCCTCCATGCGCCGCGGCTGCGGCGTGCGGGCCAGCAGTCGATCCACGCGGGCTGTCCCGAGTCGGTCGCGGCGACCGGGCAGGCCGTCGGCTTCCATCCCGACTCACCCGAAATGCAGTGCATGCAGGACGGGCGCTCCCGCCTGGAAGCCATGCCGGGCGCGTCAACCAGCAGCTGGTTCGCCACCGACCCGGCCCGGACCGCGAAAATCCAGGAGTTCGGTTTCTGCTCCCTCATCCTCGTCCCGATCCGCGCCCTCGGCGATGTCCTGGGCGTCGTCAGGTTCATCCGCTGGCAGCTGCGCGACCCCTTCGAGCAGGACGACCTGCTGCTCGCGGACGAGGTCGTGGCCCGCGCGGCGGTGAGCATCGACAACGCCCGCCGCTACACCCGGCAGCACAGCACCGCCCTGGCCCTGCAACGCAGCCTGCTCCCGCGCATTCTCACCGGCGGCAGCACCCTCGATGTCGCCTGGCGCTACCTGCCCGCCCATGCCTCCGACGGCGCGGGCGGCGACTGGTGCGACGTGATACCCCTGTCCGGCGCCCGGGTGGCCATGGTCGTCGGAGACGTCGTGGGCCACGGGATCGACGCCGCAGCCACCATGGGACGGCTCCGCACCACCGTTCGCACCCTGGCGGACATGGACCTGCCCCCGGACGAGCTGCTGGCCCACCTCGACGACCTGGTACTGCGCCTGATCGACGAGGAGCAGACCGCCGACCCGTCACTGACCCCCGCCGCGCTCGGCGCCACCTGCCTCTACGCCGTATATGACCCGGCCACCCGCAAGTGCACCATGTCCCGCGCCGGCCATCCCCCCGCCGCCGTCATCACCCCGGACGGCTCGGTGACCTTCCCCGACCTGCCCGCCGGGCCTCCGCTCGGCCTGGGCGCCCTGCCCTTCGAATCCGCCGAGGTCGACATTGTCGACGGCAGCGTCCTCGCCCTGTACACCGACGGCCTGATAGAGACGCGCGACCAGGACATGGGCCTGGGTCTTTCCCGGCTGCGTACCGCGCTGGCCTCCCCCGGCGCTCAGCTCGACGAACTCTGCGGAACCGTCCTGAACGACGTGCTCACCGGCCGTCCCGACGACGACGTCGCACTGCTCCTGGCCCGCACCCACGCCCTCTACGAGGACCAAGTGGCCACCTGGGACCTGGCCTCCCACCCGTCGGTCGTCGCGGACGCCCGCTCCCTGACCGCCGGCCGTCTCGCCGCCTGGGGACTGGACGACCTGACCTTCACCTTCGAGCTGATCGTCAGCGAGCTCGTCACCAACGCCATCCGCTACGGCAACGGACACCTCCGGCTGCGCCTGATCCGGCAGGATGCCCTCATCTGCGAAGTCTCCGACGCCAGCAGCAGCTCACCACGCATGCGCCACGCACGGACCACCGACGAAGACGGCCGCGGCCTCTTCCTCGTGGCACAGCTGGCCCACCGCTGGGGCACCCGCTACACGACCGACGGCAAGATCGTCTGGGCAGAGGAACACCTGCCGGCGAACAGCGAGCGGCATCGGGCGACCTGA
- the def gene encoding peptide deformylase — translation MPVPHEQPRAIDRRVRVQGIPVSSYPALPPEAGRGSVRRITRVGEEILNRRCREVTEFGTAELSALIDDMFLTMWVADGAGLAANQVGVDLRLFVYDCPDDDGVRHVGHLLNPVLDQPEAGHRRLVDDFEGCLSVPGAAMAVPRTDRAVVRGFDKDGAPLVIEGMGYFARCLQHETDHLLGHTYLDRLSRRDRRDALRQMDDRCADVLARRELKAAGLGR, via the coding sequence ATGCCTGTTCCTCACGAGCAGCCTCGCGCCATCGACCGGCGGGTCCGTGTCCAGGGCATCCCGGTCTCTTCCTATCCGGCCCTGCCCCCGGAAGCCGGGCGGGGCTCGGTACGCCGGATCACGAGGGTGGGTGAAGAAATCCTCAACCGTCGATGCCGTGAGGTGACCGAGTTCGGCACCGCCGAGCTGTCGGCGCTGATCGACGACATGTTCCTGACCATGTGGGTGGCCGACGGTGCCGGCCTGGCTGCCAATCAGGTCGGCGTCGACCTGCGGCTGTTCGTGTACGACTGCCCGGACGACGACGGAGTCCGGCACGTCGGCCACCTCCTCAACCCCGTTCTCGACCAGCCCGAGGCCGGCCACCGCCGGCTCGTCGACGACTTCGAAGGGTGCCTGTCCGTACCCGGTGCGGCCATGGCGGTCCCGCGGACCGATCGTGCCGTCGTGCGCGGCTTCGACAAGGACGGCGCTCCCCTCGTGATCGAGGGAATGGGGTACTTCGCCCGGTGTCTGCAGCACGAGACCGATCACCTCCTCGGGCACACCTATCTCGACCGGCTCTCCCGGCGGGACCGCCGCGACGCACTGCGGCAGATGGACGACCGCTGCGCGGACGTTCTCGCCCGACGCGAGCTCAAAGCCGCCGGCCTGGGCCGGTGA
- a CDS encoding class I SAM-dependent methyltransferase, with translation MTSSELWTRATADRYDAEETEMSSAAVLEPTLTFLTELAGDGRALEFAIGTGRVGVPLRDRGVPVVGIELSEHMAAVLRSKIDESTLPVAIGDMATTVVAGEFTLVYLVYNTITNLLSQDEQVECFRNAARHLAPGGRFVIELGVPPLRFLPPGQVAVPFDVSEQHLGFDTFDLVKQILVSHHFTRDGDNGHYRRGNSRHRYAWPAELDLMARIAGLELERRVADWDGAPFTQDSAKHISVWRKPT, from the coding sequence GTGACGAGCAGTGAGCTGTGGACCCGTGCGACCGCCGACCGCTACGACGCCGAGGAGACCGAGATGTCCTCGGCCGCCGTTCTCGAACCGACTCTCACCTTCCTCACCGAGCTCGCCGGAGACGGCCGGGCACTGGAGTTCGCCATCGGAACCGGACGAGTGGGGGTCCCGCTCCGGGATCGCGGCGTGCCGGTCGTGGGCATCGAACTGTCCGAGCATATGGCAGCGGTCCTGCGGAGCAAGATCGACGAAAGCACGCTCCCGGTAGCCATCGGAGACATGGCCACCACCGTCGTCGCCGGCGAATTCACCCTGGTCTATCTCGTCTACAACACCATCACGAACCTGCTCTCGCAGGACGAGCAGGTCGAGTGCTTCCGCAACGCCGCACGTCACCTGGCGCCCGGCGGCCGATTCGTCATCGAGCTGGGCGTGCCGCCGCTGCGGTTCCTGCCGCCCGGCCAGGTCGCGGTGCCGTTCGACGTCTCCGAGCAGCATCTCGGCTTCGACACCTTCGACCTGGTCAAGCAGATTCTCGTCTCGCACCACTTCACCCGCGATGGCGACAACGGCCACTACCGTCGCGGCAACTCCCGGCACCGATACGCCTGGCCGGCAGAGCTCGACCTGATGGCACGGATCGCTGGGCTCGAGCTGGAACGTCGCGTCGCGGACTGGGACGGGGCGCCGTTCACCCAGGACTCCGCGAAGCACATCTCCGTGTGGCGCAAGCCAACCTGA
- a CDS encoding SDR family NAD(P)-dependent oxidoreductase, which produces MSEQRVVLVTGGGTGIGAATARLLCTAGHQVVISGRRPEPLRRVAEETGALAHPSDAAAPEAVRELVETAVTAYGRLDGVVLNAGIGRGGAVGDTTVEDWEELIRTNLTGPFLLLRAALPHLLAARGAVVAVASVGALRNSAGNAAYATSKAGLLHLCRSLAVDYGPQGLRANAVCPGWVRTEMADQRMARFAAEAGLAGGAEAAYEEANRLTPAGRPGDPEEVAEAIDWLLSPAASYVNGAVLTVDGGVTTVGVGGTAFGHRIEARTPRP; this is translated from the coding sequence ATGTCGGAACAGCGTGTTGTCCTGGTAACGGGCGGGGGAACGGGAATCGGGGCCGCCACCGCGCGGCTGCTGTGCACCGCCGGGCACCAGGTCGTGATCTCGGGGCGACGGCCGGAGCCACTGCGCCGGGTGGCTGAGGAGACCGGAGCGCTGGCCCACCCTTCCGACGCCGCCGCCCCCGAGGCCGTGCGCGAGCTCGTTGAGACGGCGGTGACGGCCTACGGGAGACTCGACGGTGTGGTGCTCAACGCCGGAATCGGGCGGGGCGGTGCGGTCGGCGACACCACGGTCGAGGACTGGGAAGAGCTGATACGGACCAACCTCACCGGCCCGTTCCTGCTGCTGCGTGCCGCGCTGCCGCATCTGCTGGCGGCCCGCGGCGCGGTGGTAGCGGTGGCCTCGGTCGGTGCGCTCCGCAACAGCGCCGGCAACGCCGCCTATGCGACGTCCAAGGCGGGTTTGCTCCACCTCTGCCGCTCCCTCGCCGTCGACTACGGGCCGCAGGGGCTGCGGGCCAACGCGGTGTGCCCGGGCTGGGTGCGTACGGAGATGGCCGACCAACGGATGGCGCGGTTCGCGGCGGAGGCGGGGCTGGCGGGTGGCGCCGAGGCGGCGTACGAGGAGGCGAACCGGCTGACTCCCGCCGGGCGGCCGGGTGATCCGGAGGAGGTCGCCGAGGCGATCGACTGGCTGCTGTCGCCCGCCGCGTCCTACGTCAACGGGGCCGTCCTCACCGTTGACGGCGGGGTGACCACGGTCGGCGTCGGCGGTACCGCCTTCGGCCACCGGATCGAGGCGCGCACCCCGCGCCCGTAG
- a CDS encoding ATP-binding cassette domain-containing protein — MTTPTSRSLAIAAKGLRKAYGDKTVLDGIDLAVPAGTVFSLLGPNGAGKTTAVKILSTHVTADAGDLRVGGHDLAVDPQAVREAIGVTGQFSAIDGLITGEENMLLMADLHHLSRRAGRRTAAELLERFDLVDAAKKPAATYSGGMKRRLDIAMTLVGNPRIIFLDEPTTGLDPRSRHTMWGIIRELVSDGVTVFLTTQYLAEADELADRIAVLNDGKIAAEGSADELKRLVPGRHVRLRFADPVTYRTAAVALCKAPRDDASLALQLPCDGSQRELRALLDRLDSVGIEADELTVHTPDLDDVFFALTGGTPVPNEPKEAVR; from the coding sequence ATGACGACACCGACCTCGCGCTCACTCGCCATCGCCGCCAAGGGGCTGCGCAAGGCCTACGGGGACAAGACGGTCCTCGACGGCATCGACCTGGCGGTGCCGGCCGGCACCGTCTTCTCCCTGCTCGGCCCGAACGGCGCCGGCAAGACCACCGCCGTCAAGATCCTCTCCACCCACGTCACCGCCGACGCCGGTGATCTGCGCGTCGGCGGCCACGACCTGGCCGTCGACCCGCAGGCCGTGCGGGAAGCGATCGGCGTCACCGGGCAGTTCTCCGCCATCGACGGCCTGATCACCGGCGAGGAGAACATGCTCCTCATGGCGGACCTGCACCACCTCTCCCGCCGCGCGGGCCGCCGCACCGCCGCCGAGCTGCTGGAGCGCTTCGATCTGGTGGACGCTGCGAAGAAGCCCGCCGCCACCTACTCCGGTGGCATGAAGCGCCGCCTCGACATCGCCATGACGCTGGTCGGCAACCCGCGGATCATCTTCCTCGACGAGCCCACCACCGGCCTCGACCCGCGCAGCCGCCACACCATGTGGGGAATCATCCGCGAGCTGGTTTCCGACGGTGTCACCGTTTTCCTCACCACCCAGTATCTGGCGGAGGCCGACGAGCTCGCCGATCGCATCGCGGTGCTGAACGACGGCAAGATCGCTGCCGAGGGGAGCGCCGACGAGCTGAAGCGGCTCGTCCCGGGTCGGCACGTGCGGCTGCGGTTCGCCGACCCGGTCACGTACCGGACCGCCGCCGTCGCGCTGTGCAAGGCGCCCCGCGACGACGCATCCCTCGCGCTGCAGCTCCCCTGCGACGGCAGCCAGCGCGAGCTGCGCGCCCTCCTCGACCGGCTGGACTCGGTCGGCATCGAGGCGGACGAGCTGACCGTGCACACCCCTGACCTCGACGACGTGTTCTTCGCCCTGACCGGCGGCACCCCCGTCCCCAACGAGCCCAAGGAGGCCGTCCGATGA
- a CDS encoding LLM class F420-dependent oxidoreductase, with protein MRVGLHALGIGDGARPEVIRAVATAAEAYGFGRLWCGEHVVLMDAPASRYPYSADGRIAVPADADWLDPLLTLTFAAAVTSRIELASGVLLLPEHHPVLVAKQAATLDALCAGRFSLGVGVGWSAEEFAALGVPFAQRGRRTEEYLAAMRALWSEDPASFTGEFTRFEAIRVNPKPLRGGRLPVVVGGNSNAALRRAATLADGWYGFNIPVADVPAHVAVLADECARQGRALDELTVAVALSDGLPEHLPALGAAGVTELVVVGAPPPAPDAATDWVAELARTWIRPEE; from the coding sequence ATGCGAGTGGGGTTGCATGCGCTCGGTATCGGTGACGGTGCCCGTCCCGAGGTGATCCGGGCGGTGGCCACAGCCGCCGAGGCATACGGTTTCGGGCGGCTGTGGTGCGGCGAGCACGTGGTGCTCATGGACGCCCCCGCCTCGCGCTACCCCTACTCCGCGGACGGCCGGATCGCCGTGCCCGCGGACGCGGACTGGCTGGACCCGCTGCTCACCCTGACCTTCGCGGCGGCGGTCACCAGCCGGATCGAGCTCGCTTCCGGCGTCCTCCTGCTGCCCGAGCACCACCCCGTCCTTGTCGCCAAACAGGCCGCCACACTCGATGCACTGTGCGCCGGGCGGTTCAGCCTCGGGGTCGGGGTCGGCTGGTCGGCCGAGGAATTCGCAGCTCTGGGAGTCCCCTTCGCCCAGCGCGGGCGACGCACCGAGGAGTACCTGGCTGCCATGCGCGCCCTGTGGTCCGAGGACCCGGCCTCTTTCACAGGGGAGTTCACCCGCTTCGAGGCGATCCGGGTCAACCCGAAGCCGCTGCGCGGCGGCCGACTTCCGGTCGTGGTCGGCGGCAACAGCAACGCCGCCTTGCGCCGCGCGGCCACACTGGCCGATGGCTGGTACGGCTTCAACATCCCGGTGGCCGACGTCCCGGCGCACGTCGCGGTTCTCGCCGATGAGTGTGCCCGCCAGGGTCGCGCTCTTGACGAGCTCACGGTCGCCGTCGCGCTGAGCGACGGCCTCCCCGAGCACCTGCCCGCGCTCGGTGCGGCGGGCGTCACCGAACTCGTCGTCGTCGGCGCGCCGCCGCCCGCTCCCGACGCGGCGACCGACTGGGTCGCGGAGCTCGCCCGGACCTGGATCCGACCGGAGGAATGA